One segment of Stenotrophomonas sp. SAU14A_NAIMI4_8 DNA contains the following:
- a CDS encoding FAD-dependent oxidoreductase gives MRIAIIGSGIAGLASAWWLDGEHEVTLFEANDYLGGHTHTHDVTVDGRPLAVDTGFIVFNEQHYPLLTGLFNELGVASQPTTMSFSMHSERSGVEYNATSLDGLFCQRRNLVSPRFWGMLADLRRFYRQAPALLQEEHGPTLGQYLQQHGYGQAFVDEHLLPMASALWSSPTATVLDFPARYLVQFMANHQMLQITGRQPWRVVRGGSVRYVDALRARWQVRERLECPVHAVERLPWGVRIHSAAGVEGFDEVILACHSDQALALLQQVDPVERAVLGAIRYQPNEAVLHTDASLLPRNRKAWAAWNAHVPRAPDAACTVSYCMNLLQGLPGDTPLVVTLNRSDAIDPDKVLRRLQYAHPVHDHAAVRAQQRWGEVQGRHHTWFAGAYWGWGFHEDGIRSARRVVDALRERTAQASSTFDVEVPA, from the coding sequence ATGCGCATCGCAATCATCGGATCGGGCATTGCAGGGCTGGCCAGTGCCTGGTGGCTGGACGGCGAACATGAAGTCACGCTGTTCGAGGCCAACGATTATCTGGGTGGGCATACCCACACCCATGACGTCACCGTGGATGGGCGCCCGCTCGCCGTCGATACCGGCTTCATCGTCTTCAACGAGCAGCACTACCCGCTGCTCACCGGGCTGTTCAACGAGCTGGGCGTGGCCTCGCAGCCCACCACCATGAGCTTTTCCATGCACAGCGAGCGCAGCGGCGTGGAGTACAACGCCACTTCGCTTGATGGCTTGTTCTGCCAGCGCCGCAACCTGGTCTCGCCGCGCTTCTGGGGCATGCTGGCCGACCTGCGCCGCTTCTATCGCCAGGCGCCGGCCCTGCTGCAGGAAGAACACGGCCCCACCCTGGGCCAATACCTGCAGCAGCACGGCTACGGCCAGGCCTTCGTCGATGAGCACCTGCTGCCGATGGCCTCGGCGCTGTGGTCGTCGCCCACGGCCACGGTGCTGGACTTCCCGGCGCGCTACCTGGTGCAGTTCATGGCCAACCACCAGATGCTGCAGATAACCGGGCGCCAGCCGTGGCGGGTGGTACGCGGCGGTTCGGTGCGCTACGTGGATGCCCTGCGCGCGCGCTGGCAGGTACGCGAACGCCTGGAGTGCCCGGTACACGCGGTGGAACGCCTGCCGTGGGGCGTACGCATCCACAGTGCCGCCGGCGTGGAAGGCTTTGATGAAGTCATCCTGGCCTGCCACAGCGACCAGGCCCTGGCCCTGCTGCAGCAGGTGGACCCAGTGGAACGCGCGGTGTTGGGCGCGATCCGCTACCAGCCCAATGAAGCCGTGCTGCACACCGATGCCTCCCTGCTGCCGCGCAACCGCAAGGCCTGGGCCGCATGGAATGCCCATGTGCCGCGCGCGCCCGATGCGGCCTGCACGGTCAGCTACTGCATGAATCTGCTGCAGGGCCTGCCCGGCGATACGCCACTGGTAGTCACCCTGAACCGCAGCGATGCCATCGATCCGGACAAGGTGCTGCGCCGCCTGCAGTACGCGCACCCGGTGCACGACCACGCTGCCGTACGCGCACAGCAGCGCTGGGGTGAAGTGCAGGGTCGCCACCACACGTGGTTTGCTGGCGCCTACTGGGGCTGGGGCTTCCACGAGGACGGCATCCGCAGCGCCCGCCGGGTGGTGGATGCGCTGCGCGAGCGTACCGCCCAGGCCAGCAGCACCTTCGATGTGGAAGTGCCGGCATGA
- a CDS encoding DUF1365 domain-containing protein → MSGSALYFGHVLHRRHQPHAHAFRYPIAQLLLDLNELDSVFAGRWLWSVNRRNVAEFRRSDYFGDPDQPLADAVRDHAARELGYRPQGPVRLLTHLRFGGHVFNPVSFYYCYRADGQTLDCIVAEITNTPWKERHAYVLPVARALHGNQDLRWQFDKAFHVSPFMAMDCHYDWRFNLPGEQLRVHMQVWRDGVRQFDATQNMQRRPLDGPGLARVLAAYPLMTVQVVAAIHWQALRLWLKRNPVHDHPSLAEKPR, encoded by the coding sequence ATGAGCGGCAGCGCCCTCTACTTCGGCCATGTGCTGCACCGCCGTCACCAGCCGCACGCGCATGCGTTCCGCTACCCGATCGCGCAGCTGCTGCTGGATCTGAACGAACTGGACAGCGTGTTTGCCGGGCGCTGGCTGTGGTCGGTGAACCGCCGCAACGTGGCCGAGTTCCGCCGCAGCGATTATTTCGGCGATCCGGACCAGCCGCTGGCCGATGCCGTGCGCGACCATGCGGCCCGCGAGCTGGGCTATCGCCCACAGGGCCCGGTGCGGCTGCTCACCCACCTGCGCTTTGGCGGCCATGTGTTCAATCCGGTCAGCTTCTACTACTGCTATCGCGCCGATGGCCAGACCCTGGACTGCATCGTGGCCGAGATCACCAATACGCCCTGGAAAGAGCGCCACGCCTACGTGCTGCCGGTTGCGCGTGCCCTGCATGGCAACCAGGATCTGCGCTGGCAGTTCGACAAGGCCTTCCATGTATCGCCGTTCATGGCCATGGATTGCCACTACGACTGGCGCTTCAACCTGCCCGGCGAGCAACTGCGCGTGCACATGCAGGTCTGGCGCGACGGTGTGCGCCAGTTCGATGCCACCCAGAACATGCAGCGCCGGCCGCTGGATGGGCCCGGCCTGGCCCGGGTGCTGGCCGCCTACCCCCTGATGACCGTGCAGGTGGTGGCCGCCATTCATTGGCAGGCCCTGCGCCTGTGGCTGAAGCGCAACCCTGTGCACGACCACCCTTCCCTTGCCGAGAAACCGCGATGA